A single Heterodontus francisci isolate sHetFra1 chromosome 32, sHetFra1.hap1, whole genome shotgun sequence DNA region contains:
- the LOC137347740 gene encoding tumor necrosis factor ligand superfamily member 15-like, which produces MKPDRFRSVPLSCLCAALLLVASFTLYLIIKKQNSAFLLLAKEEVEGSVLKASDSILYHSERPVAHLTGIKSNDGHLRKMEWETEEGLAFIKNGFIYQNGSLIVPVTGRYFVYCQVFLRNIDCVESSFLVAHTVNKRTQTDSAPMTLISKNVWCQPNIDRLWFQTNYIGGTFTLNKGDELFANISDLTLLGIEEHKTFFGALLL; this is translated from the exons ATGAAACCTGACCGCTTCCGATCTGTTCCCCTGAGCTGCCTCTGTGCGGCTCTTCTACTTGTCGCCTCCTTCACTTTGTATCTCATCATCAAGAAGCAAAACTCTGCTTTCCTCCTACTGGCAA AGGAAGAAGTCGAAGGTTCCGTTTTGAAAG CTTCAGATTCCATTCTGTATCACTCAGAAAGACCTGTGGCCCATCTTACTG GAATAAAATCAAATGATGGGCATCTCCGAAAAATGGAATGGGAAACTGAGGAGGGCCTGGCATTCATCAAAAATGGATTCATTTACCAAAATGGCAGTTTGATTGTACCTGTCACTGGGCGGTACTTTGTGTACTGTCAGGTTTTCTTACGTAACATAGACTGTGTGGAAAGCAGTTTCCTCGTCGCACATACGGTCAACAAGAGAACACAAACAGATTCAGCTCCCATGACACTAATCAGCAAGAATGTCTGGTGTCAACCTAACATAGATCGCTTATGGTTTCAAACAAACTATATAGGAGGAACGTTTACATTGAACAAGGGAGATGAACTGTTTGCCAATATTTCTGATTTGACGTTACTGGGTATTGAAGAACATAAAACATTCTTTGGAGCGCTGTTACTATAA